In Apostichopus japonicus isolate 1M-3 chromosome 5, ASM3797524v1, whole genome shotgun sequence, a single window of DNA contains:
- the LOC139967653 gene encoding uncharacterized protein isoform X2, translated as MGREYCKTDDGDEYVCDVGHCCGNEECCTYYYELWWFWLVWFLIVFVIGFCVWQRKKLRPWREHQYRNRSGLCGPPDLYPDILPIPPVKLPTYAEIGETASFDTPPPPYTCGCYIQGVLTTGRVGSFDQPPPDSGAPPCYMQYAQIIAPLMPRLQPNTSTGTQFPEGSPTTVITISTEQLPPAEVAETPEPTDSSSESPDSPCLSCSSPSSPLTSCRSCSCSSVVQSSSLAPARPGHAVSARLVSELYLKPTCFQQQGSKEWGGLANHFHSGSRLQVPFSGPNFNPCPRCVSRSVSSLRHCVSSSAIMRDASTSTLPQVDPPPVVQTAIEDEEPQRRNSYSLPRNFVCSTKLKK; from the exons ATG GGAAGGGAATACTGTAAAACAGATGACGGAGATGAATATGTGTGTGACGTCGGCCACTGTTGTGGTAATGAGGAATGCTGCACGTACTACTATGAACTCTGGT GGTTTTGGCTAGTATGGTTCTTGATTGTGTTTGTAATCGGCTTTTGTGTGTGGCAACGTAAGAAGCTCCGTCCATGGAGAGAGCACCAGTACAGGAACCGTTCTGGATTGTGCGGGCCTCCAGATCTATACCCAGATATTTTACCTA ttcCTCCAGTGAAGTTGCCGACGTATGCAGAAATAGGGGAGACGGCATCCTTCGACACCCCTCCGCCCCCTTACACATGTGGATGCTACATACAAGGAGTCTTGACAACTGGTAGGGTTGGCAG TTTTGACCAGCCACCACCTGATTCTGGTGCTCCACCTTGTTATATGCAGTATGCCCAAATTATTGCACCTTTGATGCCCAGGCTACAGCCAAACACCAGCACGGGCACTCAGTTTCCAGAAGGGTCACCGACAACTGTTATTACAATCTCAACGGAGCAGTTGCCTCCGGCAGAAGTTGCAGAAACGCCGGAACCGACAGACTCCTCATCAGAGAGTCCAGATTCGCCATGTCTTTCATGTTCATCTCCGAGTTCTCCCTTGACATCTTGCCGGAGCTGCAGCTGTTCCTCCGTCGTTCAGAGTTCAAGTCTGGCTCCTGCCCGGCCCGGCCACGCTGTCTCCGCCAGACTGGTGTCGGAACTTTACCTGAAGCCAACCTGCTTCCAGCAGCAGGGCAGTAAAGAGTGGGGAGGACTAGCAAACCATTTTCATAGTGGAAGTCGACTTCAAGTGCCTTTCAGTGGACCCAACTTCAACCCTTGCCCTCGGTGTGTGAGTAGATCTGTGTCTTCCCTAAGGCATTGTGTTTCAAGTTCCGCTATCATGAGAGATGCATCCACCAGCACTTTGCCTCAAGTCGATCCACCACCGGTGGTTCAGACAGCAATCGAGGACGAAGAGCCACAGAGAAGGAACTCGTATTCCCTACCACGCAATTTTGTGTGCAGTACTAAACTTAAAAAATAG
- the LOC139967653 gene encoding uncharacterized protein isoform X1, translating to MTIEHTLLFLVLEVLMTIVEGREYCKTDDGDEYVCDVGHCCGNEECCTYYYELWWFWLVWFLIVFVIGFCVWQRKKLRPWREHQYRNRSGLCGPPDLYPDILPIPPVKLPTYAEIGETASFDTPPPPYTCGCYIQGVLTTGRVGSFDQPPPDSGAPPCYMQYAQIIAPLMPRLQPNTSTGTQFPEGSPTTVITISTEQLPPAEVAETPEPTDSSSESPDSPCLSCSSPSSPLTSCRSCSCSSVVQSSSLAPARPGHAVSARLVSELYLKPTCFQQQGSKEWGGLANHFHSGSRLQVPFSGPNFNPCPRCVSRSVSSLRHCVSSSAIMRDASTSTLPQVDPPPVVQTAIEDEEPQRRNSYSLPRNFVCSTKLKK from the exons GGAAGGGAATACTGTAAAACAGATGACGGAGATGAATATGTGTGTGACGTCGGCCACTGTTGTGGTAATGAGGAATGCTGCACGTACTACTATGAACTCTGGT GGTTTTGGCTAGTATGGTTCTTGATTGTGTTTGTAATCGGCTTTTGTGTGTGGCAACGTAAGAAGCTCCGTCCATGGAGAGAGCACCAGTACAGGAACCGTTCTGGATTGTGCGGGCCTCCAGATCTATACCCAGATATTTTACCTA ttcCTCCAGTGAAGTTGCCGACGTATGCAGAAATAGGGGAGACGGCATCCTTCGACACCCCTCCGCCCCCTTACACATGTGGATGCTACATACAAGGAGTCTTGACAACTGGTAGGGTTGGCAG TTTTGACCAGCCACCACCTGATTCTGGTGCTCCACCTTGTTATATGCAGTATGCCCAAATTATTGCACCTTTGATGCCCAGGCTACAGCCAAACACCAGCACGGGCACTCAGTTTCCAGAAGGGTCACCGACAACTGTTATTACAATCTCAACGGAGCAGTTGCCTCCGGCAGAAGTTGCAGAAACGCCGGAACCGACAGACTCCTCATCAGAGAGTCCAGATTCGCCATGTCTTTCATGTTCATCTCCGAGTTCTCCCTTGACATCTTGCCGGAGCTGCAGCTGTTCCTCCGTCGTTCAGAGTTCAAGTCTGGCTCCTGCCCGGCCCGGCCACGCTGTCTCCGCCAGACTGGTGTCGGAACTTTACCTGAAGCCAACCTGCTTCCAGCAGCAGGGCAGTAAAGAGTGGGGAGGACTAGCAAACCATTTTCATAGTGGAAGTCGACTTCAAGTGCCTTTCAGTGGACCCAACTTCAACCCTTGCCCTCGGTGTGTGAGTAGATCTGTGTCTTCCCTAAGGCATTGTGTTTCAAGTTCCGCTATCATGAGAGATGCATCCACCAGCACTTTGCCTCAAGTCGATCCACCACCGGTGGTTCAGACAGCAATCGAGGACGAAGAGCCACAGAGAAGGAACTCGTATTCCCTACCACGCAATTTTGTGTGCAGTACTAAACTTAAAAAATAG
- the LOC139967655 gene encoding uncharacterized protein, with the protein MAPNTCLKLMVTFMIVMSTYVHACQPPDCERVDCGSCGNACCLTEFQFASSSSETIYNTFVTSLKAGGADGRYTFIGGSDLRKYNVSADFILQGWHTTLEHHYNDTLDFTFSVASSKETVVRAFSISQIAGAYCDAGQNYKNLVGLIKGLKEDFKEEAVLGCPVP; encoded by the exons ATGGCTCCTAATACTTGTCTGAAGTTAATGGTAACCTTTATGATTGTCATGTCAACATATGTTCATGCATGTCAACCACCAGACTGCGAAAGAGTTGATTGTGGTAGTTGCg GTAATGCTTGTTGCTTGACAGAATTTCAGTTTG CCTCTAGCTCCAGTGAGACCATTTACAATACATTCGTGACCAGCCTGAAGGCAG GAGGGGCAGATGGACGATATACATTCATAGGCGGAAGTGACCTAAGGAAGTATAATGTATCTGCAGACTTCATCTTGCAA GGCTGGCACACAACCTTGGAGCATCACTACAACGACACCCTGGACTTCACATTTTCAGTCGCTTCTTCTAAGGAAACGGTAGTGAGGGCATTCTCCATTTCACAGATTGCAGGAGCGTATTGCGATGCTGGGCAGAACTACAAGAACCTTGTTGGTCTTATAAAGGGATTGA AGGAAGATTTCAAAGAAGAGGCGGTGCTGGGATGTCCAGTGCCGTAA